A window of Gambusia affinis linkage group LG03, SWU_Gaff_1.0, whole genome shotgun sequence contains these coding sequences:
- the golga1 gene encoding golgin subfamily A member 1 isoform X3, with translation MFAKLKKKIAEEAATAPRSGVRIPRTISKESITSVGADSGDDFASDGSSSRDDLSAQLLRRNDQIRKLEAKLSDYAEQLRIMQKTKEKLEIALEKHQDSSIKKLQEQNECHQSSRAKMAEGMALALEKKDQEWMEKMADVEKLLRKEEMLSQRERELQQKEAEVQSARRGLSEARGKLQSLQQQHDDSSRLNSELEIEREELLLLREEADKKIYELETRCQELQAVIQRVSEDFQTSHNMASSLEKSLHDLQAENESLKLQLQKAAVTEEEKERLLVELQRKASSLERRLQGNLSQDEHLQEFLQEKSDLELNLEETRAELLAVRTNHSDTVSSLEAQVSKMSGSISELQTLLRHKEDSSKAYRERTDAQIASLEQQVVQSTERMKSAEQQVTEKQQHMEKLQGEWSAEKAFLEQQLCLLEQQSVERASRLEENISSLQTDKQSLLDRVADLDKQVVEANTMLKQQAEELKNCKAELSSRLTVSTEIAKSLEETRRQKQELQTQVGELTVGLQNSQQELSTSAKKLRLRDEDVQTLQNELQNRQDSLAQLQEETERLHAQLQQAELDKTSQLTSLQGALQSQTQQLDSCQARISYLEVEVETLTEQLQSPEVCEEDQNGCVTVDDLDHIHRVNRELEQQLSDKNRTIKQLQQRLAELKRTLQKELKLKPEPEAEGKEKCLENRAEKQERVNLDPPLSAALSPPTSNTTVTNTADLNDSREINFEYLKHVVLKFMSSREAEAYQLIRAVSVLLNFTREEEDMLKQTLEYKMSWFGSKPSPKGIIRPSISGSSTHWS, from the exons ATGTTTGccaagctgaagaagaagaTTGCAGAGGAGGCAGCCACAGCCCCCAGAAGTGGTGTCCGGATCCCCCGCACCATTAGCAAGGAATCTATCACCTCAGTGGGAGCTGACTCTGGGGATGACTTT GCATCTGATGGCAGCAGCTCCAGGGACGACTTGTCAGCCCAGCTTCTTAGAAGAAACGATCAGATCCGGAAGCTGGAGGCCAAGCTGTCAG ACTACGCTGAGCAGCTACGAATTATGCAGAAGACCAAGGAGAAGCTTGAAATTGCTTTAGAAAAGCATCAGGATT CATCCATTAAGAAACTCCAAGAGCAGAATGAGTGTCATCAGAGCAGCAGGGCCAAAATGGCTGAGGGAATGGCTTTGGCTCTGGAAAAAAAGGATCAG GAATGGATGGAGAAGATGGCTGATGTAGAAAAA TTGCTGAGAAAGGAGGAGATGCTGAGCCAACGGGAACGGGAGCTCCAGCAGAAGGAGGCAGAGGTTCAGTCAGCGAGGCGGGGCCTGTCCGAGGCTCGGGGGAAGCTCCagtctctgcagcagcagcatgacgACAGCAGCAGACTCAACTCAGAGCTGGAAATAGAGCG AGAagaactgctgctgctccgAGAGGAAGCCGACAAGAAGATCTATGAACTAGAAACACGATGCCAGGAGCTGCAGGCGGTCATCCAGAGGGTTTCAGAAGACTTCCAAACG tcCCACAACATGGCGTCATCTCTAGAGAAATCCCTCCACGATTTGCAGGCTGAAAATGAATCCCTGAAATTACAACTACAGAAG GCTGCAGTgacggaggaggagaaggagcgGCTGCTGGTGGAGCTTCAGAGGAAGGCTTCGTCCCTGGAGAGACGGCTGCAGGGGAACCTGAGCCAGGACGAGCATCTGCAGGAGTTCCTTCAGGAG AAAAGTGACCTTGAGCTAAACCTGGAAGAGACGAGAGCAGAACTGTTGGCTGTCAGGACCAACCACTCCGACACCGTCAGCTCTCTGGAGGCGCAG GTGTCTAAGATGAGTGGCAGTATCAGTGAGCTGCAGACTCTTCTTCGTCACAAAGAGGACTCCTCCAAGGCCTACAGAGAGAGAACGGATGCTCAG aTTGCCAGTCTGGAGCAGCAGGTTGTGCAGAGTACAGAGAGGATGAAGAGTGCAGAGCAGCAGGTCACAGAGAAACAGCAGCACATGGAGAAACTG CAGGGGGAGTGGAGTGCTGAGAAGGCCTTTCTGGAGCAGCAGTTGTGTTTGTTGGAGCAGCAGAGTGTGGAGAGGGCCAGCCGGCTGGAGGAGAACATCTCCTCTctgcagacagacaaacagtCTCTCCTGGACAGGGTG GCTGATCTGGATAAACAGGTGGTTGAGGCTAACACCATGTTAAAGCAGCAAGCAGAAGAGCTGAAGAACTGTAAG GCGGAGCTGAGCAGCCGGCTGACGGTGAGCACAGAAATCGCCAAATCTCTGGAAGAAACTAGACGGCAGAAGCAGGAGCTGCAGACACAG GTTGGTGAGCTGACTGTGGGCCTACAGAACTCTCAACAGGAGTTATCTACCTCTGCTAAGAAACTGCGACTGAGAGATGAGGATGTCCAGACACTTCAGaatg agctgcagaatcGGCAGGACTCCTTGGctcagctgcaggaggagacgGAGCGGCTGCATGCCCAGCTGCAACAGGCAGAGCTGGACAAAACCTCCCAGCTGACGAGCCTGCAGGGGGCACTGCAGAGCCAGACACAGCAGCTGGACAGCTGCCAGGCACGG ATCTCGTACCTGGAGGTGGAAGTGGAAACGCTAACAGAGCAGCTTCAGAGTCCGGAGGTGTGTGAGGAGGACCAGAACGGCTGTGTCACCGTGGACGACCTGGATCACATCCACCGGGTCAACAGAGagctggagcagcagctcagcGATAAGAACCGG ACCAtcaagcagctgcagcagaggctgGCAGAGTTAAAGAGGACTCTACAGAAAGAACTG AAATTAAAGCCTGAACCCGAAGCTGAAGGGAAGGAGAAGTGTTTGGAAAACCGAGCAGAAAAACAGGAGCGTGTTAATTTGGACCCACCGCTGTCAGCTGCCCTGAGCCCGCCCACTTCCAACACCACCGTGACCAACACCGCTGACCTCAACGACTCACGGGAAATCAACTTTGAGTATCTCAAGCACGTCGTCCTCAAGTTCATGTCCTCGAGGGAGGCGGAG GCTTACCAGCTGATCAGAGCTGTGTCTGTGCTGCTCAACTTCACTCGGGAGGAAGAGGACATGCTGAAGCAAACTCTGGAGTACAAG ATGTCCTGGTTTGGATCCAAACCTTCTCCAAAAGGAATCATCCGGCCTTCCATCTCAGGCTCTTCCACTCACTGGAGCTGA
- the golga1 gene encoding golgin subfamily A member 1 isoform X2 yields MFAKLKKKIAEEAATAPRSGVRIPRTISKESITSVGADSGDDFASDGSSSRDDLSAQLLRRNDQIRKLEAKLSASIKKLQEQNECHQSSRAKMAEGMALALEKKDQEWMEKMADVEKEKAALSVRLEEMMEQSLTLFQKRDDLDELEGFQQQELAKVKHMLLRKEEMLSQRERELQQKEAEVQSARRGLSEARGKLQSLQQQHDDSSRLNSELEIEREELLLLREEADKKIYELETRCQELQAVIQRVSEDFQTSHNMASSLEKSLHDLQAENESLKLQLQKAAVTEEEKERLLVELQRKASSLERRLQGNLSQDEHLQEFLQEKSDLELNLEETRAELLAVRTNHSDTVSSLEAQVSKMSGSISELQTLLRHKEDSSKAYRERTDAQIASLEQQVVQSTERMKSAEQQVTEKQQHMEKLQGEWSAEKAFLEQQLCLLEQQSVERASRLEENISSLQTDKQSLLDRVADLDKQVVEANTMLKQQAEELKNCKAELSSRLTVSTEIAKSLEETRRQKQELQTQVGELTVGLQNSQQELSTSAKKLRLRDEDVQTLQNELQNRQDSLAQLQEETERLHAQLQQAELDKTSQLTSLQGALQSQTQQLDSCQARISYLEVEVETLTEQLQSPEVCEEDQNGCVTVDDLDHIHRVNRELEQQLSDKNRTIKQLQQRLAELKRTLQKELKLKPEPEAEGKEKCLENRAEKQERVNLDPPLSAALSPPTSNTTVTNTADLNDSREINFEYLKHVVLKFMSSREAEAYQLIRAVSVLLNFTREEEDMLKQTLEYKMSWFGSKPSPKGIIRPSISGSSTHWS; encoded by the exons ATGTTTGccaagctgaagaagaagaTTGCAGAGGAGGCAGCCACAGCCCCCAGAAGTGGTGTCCGGATCCCCCGCACCATTAGCAAGGAATCTATCACCTCAGTGGGAGCTGACTCTGGGGATGACTTT GCATCTGATGGCAGCAGCTCCAGGGACGACTTGTCAGCCCAGCTTCTTAGAAGAAACGATCAGATCCGGAAGCTGGAGGCCAAGCTGTCAG CATCCATTAAGAAACTCCAAGAGCAGAATGAGTGTCATCAGAGCAGCAGGGCCAAAATGGCTGAGGGAATGGCTTTGGCTCTGGAAAAAAAGGATCAG GAATGGATGGAGAAGATGGCTGATGTAGAAAAA GAGAAAGCTGCCCTGTCAGTTCGGCTTGAGGAGATGATGGAACAAAGCTTAACACTCTTCCAGAAAAGGGATGACCTGGATGAACTGGAAGGCTTTCAGCAGCAAGAGCTTGCTAAAGTTAAGCACATG TTGCTGAGAAAGGAGGAGATGCTGAGCCAACGGGAACGGGAGCTCCAGCAGAAGGAGGCAGAGGTTCAGTCAGCGAGGCGGGGCCTGTCCGAGGCTCGGGGGAAGCTCCagtctctgcagcagcagcatgacgACAGCAGCAGACTCAACTCAGAGCTGGAAATAGAGCG AGAagaactgctgctgctccgAGAGGAAGCCGACAAGAAGATCTATGAACTAGAAACACGATGCCAGGAGCTGCAGGCGGTCATCCAGAGGGTTTCAGAAGACTTCCAAACG tcCCACAACATGGCGTCATCTCTAGAGAAATCCCTCCACGATTTGCAGGCTGAAAATGAATCCCTGAAATTACAACTACAGAAG GCTGCAGTgacggaggaggagaaggagcgGCTGCTGGTGGAGCTTCAGAGGAAGGCTTCGTCCCTGGAGAGACGGCTGCAGGGGAACCTGAGCCAGGACGAGCATCTGCAGGAGTTCCTTCAGGAG AAAAGTGACCTTGAGCTAAACCTGGAAGAGACGAGAGCAGAACTGTTGGCTGTCAGGACCAACCACTCCGACACCGTCAGCTCTCTGGAGGCGCAG GTGTCTAAGATGAGTGGCAGTATCAGTGAGCTGCAGACTCTTCTTCGTCACAAAGAGGACTCCTCCAAGGCCTACAGAGAGAGAACGGATGCTCAG aTTGCCAGTCTGGAGCAGCAGGTTGTGCAGAGTACAGAGAGGATGAAGAGTGCAGAGCAGCAGGTCACAGAGAAACAGCAGCACATGGAGAAACTG CAGGGGGAGTGGAGTGCTGAGAAGGCCTTTCTGGAGCAGCAGTTGTGTTTGTTGGAGCAGCAGAGTGTGGAGAGGGCCAGCCGGCTGGAGGAGAACATCTCCTCTctgcagacagacaaacagtCTCTCCTGGACAGGGTG GCTGATCTGGATAAACAGGTGGTTGAGGCTAACACCATGTTAAAGCAGCAAGCAGAAGAGCTGAAGAACTGTAAG GCGGAGCTGAGCAGCCGGCTGACGGTGAGCACAGAAATCGCCAAATCTCTGGAAGAAACTAGACGGCAGAAGCAGGAGCTGCAGACACAG GTTGGTGAGCTGACTGTGGGCCTACAGAACTCTCAACAGGAGTTATCTACCTCTGCTAAGAAACTGCGACTGAGAGATGAGGATGTCCAGACACTTCAGaatg agctgcagaatcGGCAGGACTCCTTGGctcagctgcaggaggagacgGAGCGGCTGCATGCCCAGCTGCAACAGGCAGAGCTGGACAAAACCTCCCAGCTGACGAGCCTGCAGGGGGCACTGCAGAGCCAGACACAGCAGCTGGACAGCTGCCAGGCACGG ATCTCGTACCTGGAGGTGGAAGTGGAAACGCTAACAGAGCAGCTTCAGAGTCCGGAGGTGTGTGAGGAGGACCAGAACGGCTGTGTCACCGTGGACGACCTGGATCACATCCACCGGGTCAACAGAGagctggagcagcagctcagcGATAAGAACCGG ACCAtcaagcagctgcagcagaggctgGCAGAGTTAAAGAGGACTCTACAGAAAGAACTG AAATTAAAGCCTGAACCCGAAGCTGAAGGGAAGGAGAAGTGTTTGGAAAACCGAGCAGAAAAACAGGAGCGTGTTAATTTGGACCCACCGCTGTCAGCTGCCCTGAGCCCGCCCACTTCCAACACCACCGTGACCAACACCGCTGACCTCAACGACTCACGGGAAATCAACTTTGAGTATCTCAAGCACGTCGTCCTCAAGTTCATGTCCTCGAGGGAGGCGGAG GCTTACCAGCTGATCAGAGCTGTGTCTGTGCTGCTCAACTTCACTCGGGAGGAAGAGGACATGCTGAAGCAAACTCTGGAGTACAAG ATGTCCTGGTTTGGATCCAAACCTTCTCCAAAAGGAATCATCCGGCCTTCCATCTCAGGCTCTTCCACTCACTGGAGCTGA
- the golga1 gene encoding golgin subfamily A member 1 isoform X1 produces the protein MFAKLKKKIAEEAATAPRSGVRIPRTISKESITSVGADSGDDFASDGSSSRDDLSAQLLRRNDQIRKLEAKLSDYAEQLRIMQKTKEKLEIALEKHQDSSIKKLQEQNECHQSSRAKMAEGMALALEKKDQEWMEKMADVEKEKAALSVRLEEMMEQSLTLFQKRDDLDELEGFQQQELAKVKHMLLRKEEMLSQRERELQQKEAEVQSARRGLSEARGKLQSLQQQHDDSSRLNSELEIEREELLLLREEADKKIYELETRCQELQAVIQRVSEDFQTSHNMASSLEKSLHDLQAENESLKLQLQKAAVTEEEKERLLVELQRKASSLERRLQGNLSQDEHLQEFLQEKSDLELNLEETRAELLAVRTNHSDTVSSLEAQVSKMSGSISELQTLLRHKEDSSKAYRERTDAQIASLEQQVVQSTERMKSAEQQVTEKQQHMEKLQGEWSAEKAFLEQQLCLLEQQSVERASRLEENISSLQTDKQSLLDRVADLDKQVVEANTMLKQQAEELKNCKAELSSRLTVSTEIAKSLEETRRQKQELQTQVGELTVGLQNSQQELSTSAKKLRLRDEDVQTLQNELQNRQDSLAQLQEETERLHAQLQQAELDKTSQLTSLQGALQSQTQQLDSCQARISYLEVEVETLTEQLQSPEVCEEDQNGCVTVDDLDHIHRVNRELEQQLSDKNRTIKQLQQRLAELKRTLQKELKLKPEPEAEGKEKCLENRAEKQERVNLDPPLSAALSPPTSNTTVTNTADLNDSREINFEYLKHVVLKFMSSREAEAYQLIRAVSVLLNFTREEEDMLKQTLEYKMSWFGSKPSPKGIIRPSISGSSTHWS, from the exons ATGTTTGccaagctgaagaagaagaTTGCAGAGGAGGCAGCCACAGCCCCCAGAAGTGGTGTCCGGATCCCCCGCACCATTAGCAAGGAATCTATCACCTCAGTGGGAGCTGACTCTGGGGATGACTTT GCATCTGATGGCAGCAGCTCCAGGGACGACTTGTCAGCCCAGCTTCTTAGAAGAAACGATCAGATCCGGAAGCTGGAGGCCAAGCTGTCAG ACTACGCTGAGCAGCTACGAATTATGCAGAAGACCAAGGAGAAGCTTGAAATTGCTTTAGAAAAGCATCAGGATT CATCCATTAAGAAACTCCAAGAGCAGAATGAGTGTCATCAGAGCAGCAGGGCCAAAATGGCTGAGGGAATGGCTTTGGCTCTGGAAAAAAAGGATCAG GAATGGATGGAGAAGATGGCTGATGTAGAAAAA GAGAAAGCTGCCCTGTCAGTTCGGCTTGAGGAGATGATGGAACAAAGCTTAACACTCTTCCAGAAAAGGGATGACCTGGATGAACTGGAAGGCTTTCAGCAGCAAGAGCTTGCTAAAGTTAAGCACATG TTGCTGAGAAAGGAGGAGATGCTGAGCCAACGGGAACGGGAGCTCCAGCAGAAGGAGGCAGAGGTTCAGTCAGCGAGGCGGGGCCTGTCCGAGGCTCGGGGGAAGCTCCagtctctgcagcagcagcatgacgACAGCAGCAGACTCAACTCAGAGCTGGAAATAGAGCG AGAagaactgctgctgctccgAGAGGAAGCCGACAAGAAGATCTATGAACTAGAAACACGATGCCAGGAGCTGCAGGCGGTCATCCAGAGGGTTTCAGAAGACTTCCAAACG tcCCACAACATGGCGTCATCTCTAGAGAAATCCCTCCACGATTTGCAGGCTGAAAATGAATCCCTGAAATTACAACTACAGAAG GCTGCAGTgacggaggaggagaaggagcgGCTGCTGGTGGAGCTTCAGAGGAAGGCTTCGTCCCTGGAGAGACGGCTGCAGGGGAACCTGAGCCAGGACGAGCATCTGCAGGAGTTCCTTCAGGAG AAAAGTGACCTTGAGCTAAACCTGGAAGAGACGAGAGCAGAACTGTTGGCTGTCAGGACCAACCACTCCGACACCGTCAGCTCTCTGGAGGCGCAG GTGTCTAAGATGAGTGGCAGTATCAGTGAGCTGCAGACTCTTCTTCGTCACAAAGAGGACTCCTCCAAGGCCTACAGAGAGAGAACGGATGCTCAG aTTGCCAGTCTGGAGCAGCAGGTTGTGCAGAGTACAGAGAGGATGAAGAGTGCAGAGCAGCAGGTCACAGAGAAACAGCAGCACATGGAGAAACTG CAGGGGGAGTGGAGTGCTGAGAAGGCCTTTCTGGAGCAGCAGTTGTGTTTGTTGGAGCAGCAGAGTGTGGAGAGGGCCAGCCGGCTGGAGGAGAACATCTCCTCTctgcagacagacaaacagtCTCTCCTGGACAGGGTG GCTGATCTGGATAAACAGGTGGTTGAGGCTAACACCATGTTAAAGCAGCAAGCAGAAGAGCTGAAGAACTGTAAG GCGGAGCTGAGCAGCCGGCTGACGGTGAGCACAGAAATCGCCAAATCTCTGGAAGAAACTAGACGGCAGAAGCAGGAGCTGCAGACACAG GTTGGTGAGCTGACTGTGGGCCTACAGAACTCTCAACAGGAGTTATCTACCTCTGCTAAGAAACTGCGACTGAGAGATGAGGATGTCCAGACACTTCAGaatg agctgcagaatcGGCAGGACTCCTTGGctcagctgcaggaggagacgGAGCGGCTGCATGCCCAGCTGCAACAGGCAGAGCTGGACAAAACCTCCCAGCTGACGAGCCTGCAGGGGGCACTGCAGAGCCAGACACAGCAGCTGGACAGCTGCCAGGCACGG ATCTCGTACCTGGAGGTGGAAGTGGAAACGCTAACAGAGCAGCTTCAGAGTCCGGAGGTGTGTGAGGAGGACCAGAACGGCTGTGTCACCGTGGACGACCTGGATCACATCCACCGGGTCAACAGAGagctggagcagcagctcagcGATAAGAACCGG ACCAtcaagcagctgcagcagaggctgGCAGAGTTAAAGAGGACTCTACAGAAAGAACTG AAATTAAAGCCTGAACCCGAAGCTGAAGGGAAGGAGAAGTGTTTGGAAAACCGAGCAGAAAAACAGGAGCGTGTTAATTTGGACCCACCGCTGTCAGCTGCCCTGAGCCCGCCCACTTCCAACACCACCGTGACCAACACCGCTGACCTCAACGACTCACGGGAAATCAACTTTGAGTATCTCAAGCACGTCGTCCTCAAGTTCATGTCCTCGAGGGAGGCGGAG GCTTACCAGCTGATCAGAGCTGTGTCTGTGCTGCTCAACTTCACTCGGGAGGAAGAGGACATGCTGAAGCAAACTCTGGAGTACAAG ATGTCCTGGTTTGGATCCAAACCTTCTCCAAAAGGAATCATCCGGCCTTCCATCTCAGGCTCTTCCACTCACTGGAGCTGA
- the LOC122827731 gene encoding serine/threonine-protein phosphatase 6 catalytic subunit, protein MAPLDLDKYAEIAKQCKYLPENDLKRLCDYVCDLLLEESNVQPVSTPVTVCGDIHGQFYDLCELFRTGGQVPDTNYIFMGDFVDRGYYSLETFTYLLVLKAKWPDRITLLRGNHESRQITQVYGFYDECQTKYGNANAWRYCTKVFDMLTVAALMDEQILCVHGGLSPDIKTLDQIRTIERNQEIPHKGAFCDLVWSDPEDVDTWAISPRGAGWLFGAKVTNEFVHINSLKLICRAHQLVHEGYKFMFDEKLVTVWSAPNYCYRCGNIASIMVFKDVNTREPKLFRAVPDSERVIPPRTTTPYFL, encoded by the exons ATGGCGCCGCTAGATTTAGATAAATATGCGGAGATTGCCAAACAGTGTAAATACCTCCCTGAAAATGACCTCAAG AGGTTATGTGACTATGTGTGTGATCTTCTGCTGGAGGAGTCCAACGTTCAGCCCGTTTCTACACCAGTGACTGTATGTGGAGACATTCACGGACAG TTTTATGACCTGTGTGAGCTGTTCCGAACTGGCGGCCAGGTTCCAGACACCAATTACATCTTCATG GGGGATTTTGTTGACCGAGGATATTATAGCTTGGAGACCTTCACCTACCTGTTGGTGCTGAAAGCCAAGTGGCCCGACCGCATCACACTTCTGCGTGGGAACCATGAGAGCAGGCAGATTACGCAAGTCTATGGCTTTTATG ACGAGTGCCAAACCAAATACGGGAATGCAAATGCCTGGCGGTACTGCACTAAAGTATTCGACATGCTAACAGTTGCAGCT CTGATGGACGAGCAGATTCTGTGTGTCCACGGCGGCCTCTCTCCAGACATAAAGACCCTCGATCAAATTCGAACCATCGAGCGAAATCAGGAGATCCCTCATAAAGGAGCTTTTTGTGACCTGGTTTGGTCGGATCCTGAAGACGTAGACACCTGGGCCATCAGCCCCAGAGGAGCCGGCTGGCTCTTTGGTGCTAAAGTTACAAATGAG tttGTTCACATCAACAGCCTGAAGCTCATCTGCAGGGCACATCAACTCGTCCACGAAGGCTACAAGTTCATGTTTGACGAGAAGCTGGTCACTGTGTGGTCGGCTCCCAATTACTGCTACCGCTGCGGCAACATCGCATCCATCATGGTCTTCAAAGACGTAAACACAAGGGAGCCAAAGCTGTTCAGAGCAGTGCCTGACTCCGAAAGAGTCATCCCTCCCCGAACAACAACCCCTTACTTCCTGTAG